A DNA window from Lutra lutra chromosome 8, mLutLut1.2, whole genome shotgun sequence contains the following coding sequences:
- the AMIGO2 gene encoding amphoterin-induced protein 2, whose product MSLRLHTLPTPPGVVRPGCRELLCLLVITVTVSRGASGVCPTACICATDIVSCTNKNLSKVPGNLFRLIKRLDLSYNRIGLLDAEWIPVSFVKLNTLIIRHNNITSIATGSFSTTPNLKCLDLSSNKLKTLKSAVFQELKVLEVLLLYNNHISYLDPSAFGGLSQLQKLYLSGNFLTQFPMDLYVGRFKLAELMFLDVSYNQIPSLPMHHINLVPGKQLRGIYLHGNPFVCDCSLYSLLIFWYRRHFSSVMDFKNDYTCRLWSDSKHSQQVLLLQDSFLNCSDSIINGSFRALGFIHEAQVGERLIVPCDSKTGNANTDFIWVRPDNRLLEPDKELENFHVFRNGSLVIESPRFEDAGVYSCIAMNRQRLLNETVDVTINVSNFTVNKSHAHEAFNTAFTTLAACVASIVLVLLYLYLTPCPCKCKTKRQKNSLNQSNAHASILNPGPASDTPADERKAGAGKRVVFLEPLKDTAAGQNGKVRLFPSEPVIAEGILKPTRVKSDSDSVNSVFSDTPFVASA is encoded by the coding sequence ATGTCTTTACGTTTACACACGCTGCCCACCCCGCCTGGAGTTGTCAGACCGGGCTGCAGGGAGCTGCTGTGTTTGTTGGTGATCACGGTGACCGTGAGCCGTGGTGCCTCCGGGGTGTGCCCCACTGCTTGCATCTGTGCCACGGACATCGTGAGCTGCACCAACAAAAACCTGTCCAAGGTGCCTGGGAACCTTTTCAGACTGATTAAGAGGCTGGATCTGAGCTATAACAGAATCGGGCTCCTGGATGCGGAGTGGATTCCAGTATCATTTGTTAAGCTGAACACCCTCATTATTCGTCATAACAACATCACCAGCATAGCCACAGGCAGTTTTTCCACAACTCCAAATCTGAAGTGTCTTGACTTATCGTCCAACAAGCTGAAGACCCTGAAAAGTGCAGTGTTCCAAGAGTTAAAGGTTCTGGAAGTTCTCCTGCTTTACAACAATCACATTTCCTATCTGGATCCCTCAGCTTTTGGAGGACTCTCCCAGTTGCAAAAACTCTACTTAAGTGGAAACTTTCTTACGCAGTTCCCCATGGATTTGTATGTTGGAAGGTTCAAGCTGGCAGAACTGATGTTTCTAGATGTTTCTTATAACCAAATCCCCTCCCTGCCAATGCACCACATTAATTTAGTACCAGGAAAACAGCTGAGAGGCATCTACCTTCATGGAAACCCATTTGTCTGTGACTGTTCCCTTTATTCATTGCTGATCTTTTGGTATCGCAGACACTTTAGCTCAGTGATGGATTTTAAGAATGATTATACCTGTCGCCTGTGGTCTGACTCCAAGCACTCCCAGCAGGTGCTTCTGCTCCAGGATAGCTTTCTGAATTGCTCGGACAGCATCATCAATGGCTCCTTCCGTGCACTTGGCTTTATTCATGAAGCTCAAGTCGGGGAAAGGCTGATTGTCCCCTGTGACAGCAAGACAGGCAATGCAAATACAGATTTCATTTGGGTCCGTCCGGATAACAGGCTGCTGGAGCCCGATAAAGAGCTGGAGAACTTTCACGTGTTTCGCAATGGAAGTCTGGTCATAGAAAGTCCTCGCTTTGAGGACGCTGGAGTCTATTCCTGTATTGCCATGAACAGGCAGCGCCTCTTAAACGAGACGGTGGATGTCACCATCAACGTAAGCAATTTCACCGTAAACAAATCCCATGCCCATGAGGCATTTAACACAGCATTCACCACCCTCGCAGCCTGCGTGGCCAGTATCGTTTTGGTACTTTTGTACCTCTATCTGACGCCGTGTCCTTGCAAGTGTAAAACCAAGAGACAAAAAAATTCTCTCAACCAAAGCAATGCCCATGCGTCTATTCTCAACCCCGGCCCTGCCAGCGACACCCCCGCTGATGAACGGAAGGCAGGGGCTGGGAAAAGAGTGGTGTTTTTGGAACCCCTGAAGGATACCGCTGCAGGGCAGAATGGCAAAGTCAGGCTCTTTCCCAGTGAACCGGTCATAGCCGAGGGCATCCTGAAGCCCACGAGGGTGAAATCCGACTCCGATTCGGTCAATTCCGTGTTTTCAGACACACCCTTTGTGGCGTCCGCTTAA